A window of Gemmatimonadaceae bacterium contains these coding sequences:
- the proS gene encoding proline--tRNA ligase: MADDKKLTTRAEDFSAWYNEAVLKAELADYSPVRGCMVIRPNGYGIWERMQRALDDKFKATGHQNAYFPLLIPQSFLQREAAHVEGFAPETAVVTHGGGKKLDEPLVIRPTSETIIYEMFSKWVHSYRDLPLLINQWANVVRWEMRTRLFLRTLEFLWQEGHTAHATHDEAEAEARKMLGVYRDFMEGWMAMPVVTGRKTDSERFAGAVRTYSCEAMMQDNKALQAGTSHDLGQNFAKVFDLKFQSESGSIEYAWNTSWGVSTRLVGGLVMTHGDDVGLRVPPLLAPIEVVIVPIYKTDEDRVRVLEAADRIVESFGAWEQREPGRLRVHVDAREGIKPGAKYFEWELRGVPVRMEIGPRDLDKNQVVLVRRDTREKRPASLDTLGEDVAELLSRIQADMLIVARERREQHSIREPITYDRFRELMEGEGGFVYAGWCGDGACEAQIKADTKATIRVLPDEEFRSADAPKTCLRCGRPASTEAVWAKAY, translated from the coding sequence ATGGCTGACGACAAGAAGCTGACGACCCGCGCCGAGGACTTCAGCGCGTGGTACAACGAGGCGGTGCTCAAGGCCGAGTTGGCCGACTACTCGCCGGTGCGCGGCTGCATGGTCATCCGCCCCAACGGCTACGGCATCTGGGAGCGGATGCAGCGTGCGCTGGACGACAAGTTCAAGGCGACGGGCCACCAGAACGCCTACTTCCCGCTGCTCATCCCACAGAGCTTTCTGCAGCGCGAGGCCGCGCATGTCGAGGGATTCGCACCGGAGACGGCCGTGGTCACGCACGGCGGGGGCAAGAAGCTCGACGAGCCGCTCGTCATCCGGCCCACCTCGGAGACCATCATCTACGAGATGTTCTCCAAGTGGGTGCACAGCTATCGCGACCTGCCGCTGCTGATCAACCAGTGGGCCAACGTGGTGCGATGGGAGATGCGCACGCGGCTATTCCTGCGCACGCTGGAGTTCCTGTGGCAGGAGGGGCACACGGCGCACGCCACGCACGATGAGGCAGAGGCCGAGGCGCGCAAGATGCTGGGCGTCTACCGCGATTTCATGGAAGGGTGGATGGCGATGCCGGTGGTCACCGGCCGCAAGACCGACTCGGAGCGGTTCGCGGGGGCGGTGCGCACGTATTCGTGCGAAGCGATGATGCAGGACAACAAGGCGCTGCAGGCCGGCACGTCGCACGACCTCGGACAGAACTTCGCCAAGGTGTTCGACCTCAAGTTCCAGAGTGAATCGGGGAGCATCGAATATGCCTGGAACACGAGCTGGGGTGTCTCGACGCGGCTCGTCGGCGGGTTGGTGATGACGCATGGGGACGACGTCGGACTGCGCGTGCCGCCGCTGCTCGCGCCGATCGAGGTGGTGATCGTTCCGATCTACAAGACCGACGAGGACCGCGTGCGCGTGCTCGAGGCGGCCGACCGGATCGTGGAGAGTTTCGGCGCGTGGGAGCAGCGCGAACCTGGCCGCCTGCGGGTACACGTCGACGCCCGTGAGGGCATCAAGCCGGGGGCCAAGTACTTCGAGTGGGAACTGCGGGGCGTCCCGGTGCGCATGGAGATCGGCCCCCGCGACCTGGACAAGAACCAGGTCGTGCTCGTGCGGCGCGATACGCGCGAGAAGCGCCCGGCCTCGCTCGACACGCTGGGCGAGGACGTGGCCGAACTGCTGTCGCGCATCCAGGCTGACATGCTCATCGTGGCCCGGGAACGGCGGGAGCAGCACAGCATTCGTGAACCCATCACCTACGATCGGTTCCGCGAGCTGATGGAGGGGGAAGGGGGGTTCGTGTACGCGGGCTGGTGCGGCGACGGGGCGTGCGAAGCCCAGATCAAGGCCGACACCAAGGCGACGATCCGGGTGCTCCCGGACGAGGAATTCCGATCGGCGGACGCGCCGAAGACCTGTCTCCGGTGCGGGCGTCCGGCCAGCACCGAGGCGGTATGGGCCAAGGCGTACTGA
- the hisS gene encoding histidine--tRNA ligase codes for MAKGALPGFRDFYPQEFAERAYILRTWRDVARRFAFVEYDGPPLEPLELYTKKSGDEIVGQLYNFTDKGGREVALRPEMTPTLARMVAAKANALRKPVRWFSVPQLFRHERQQKGRLREHFQLNVDLVGEPDVTADAELLAVAIEIARTAGLTQNDVRARVSDRRLLRALLATLGVSEDQTPGVFAVLDKIERQPLEVSREKLAGLGLAEGPVERVVGLSGRVSIDGLRSEYGGDAAVAERLAEMDRYFGYLAAMGVADWVDLDLKIVRGLAYYTGIVFELFDAHGEFRAICGGGRYDTLLQSLGGVDLPALGFGMGDVVLGELLRARGLMRAESTAPDYWVAYGEPAQLAEAMRVAQVLRRGGASVEYALRAQQLGRQLKAAAAAGAPEAVIVREDHTLILKSLASGEERAVRLTEGRLV; via the coding sequence ATGGCCAAAGGCGCCCTTCCCGGATTCCGGGATTTCTACCCCCAAGAGTTCGCCGAACGGGCGTACATCCTGCGCACGTGGCGGGACGTCGCCCGCCGGTTCGCGTTCGTGGAGTACGACGGGCCCCCGCTCGAGCCGCTCGAGTTGTACACCAAGAAGAGCGGGGACGAGATCGTCGGGCAGTTATACAATTTTACCGATAAGGGCGGGCGCGAGGTGGCGCTCCGGCCGGAGATGACGCCGACGTTGGCGCGCATGGTGGCCGCCAAGGCCAACGCCCTGCGCAAACCCGTGCGCTGGTTCAGCGTGCCGCAGCTGTTCCGCCACGAGCGCCAGCAGAAGGGGCGGCTGCGCGAGCACTTCCAACTCAACGTGGACCTGGTGGGCGAGCCCGACGTGACGGCCGATGCGGAACTGCTCGCCGTGGCCATCGAGATCGCGCGCACGGCAGGCCTCACGCAGAACGACGTGCGGGCGCGCGTGTCCGACCGCCGGCTGCTGCGCGCGCTGCTCGCCACCCTCGGCGTGAGCGAGGACCAGACCCCGGGGGTGTTCGCGGTGCTCGACAAGATCGAGCGGCAGCCGCTGGAGGTGTCGCGCGAGAAGCTGGCCGGCCTCGGGCTCGCCGAGGGGCCCGTTGAGCGCGTGGTCGGTCTAAGCGGGCGCGTATCGATCGACGGTCTGCGATCCGAGTACGGCGGCGACGCGGCGGTGGCGGAGCGGCTCGCCGAGATGGACCGCTACTTTGGCTACCTGGCCGCCATGGGCGTGGCCGATTGGGTGGATCTGGATCTCAAGATCGTGCGCGGGTTGGCGTACTACACCGGCATCGTCTTCGAGTTGTTCGACGCGCACGGGGAGTTCCGGGCGATTTGCGGCGGTGGGCGGTACGACACGCTGCTCCAGTCGCTGGGCGGCGTGGACCTGCCGGCGCTTGGCTTCGGCATGGGCGACGTGGTGTTGGGCGAACTGCTCCGCGCCCGGGGACTCATGCGAGCCGAATCGACGGCGCCCGATTATTGGGTGGCGTACGGCGAGCCGGCGCAGCTTGCCGAGGCGATGCGAGTGGCCCAGGTGCTCCGCCGTGGCGGCGCGAGCGTGGAATACGCGCTCCGCGCCCAGCAGCTTGGGCGGCAGCTCAAGGCGGCCGCGGCGGCTGGAGCACCGGAGGCCGTGATCGTGCGCGAAGACCACACGCTGATCCTCAAGTCCCTCGCCTCGGGTGAAGAGCGAGCCGTTAGATTGACCGAAGGCCGGCTGGTGTGA
- a CDS encoding folylpolyglutamate synthase/dihydrofolate synthase family protein, translating to MDVDLTQYQAALQYLFARTTGGYKFGLERTLTLLDALGNPHRGVPALHVAGTNGKGSAVATAAGLLRAKGLRVGTYTSPHLVDFRERIVADDAPISGERVVEFVERWTPLVERIGATFFEATTVLAFAYFREQAVDVALIETGLGGRLDTTNVVDPVSAGVVSIGFDHMEYLGDTLEAIAAEKAGIFKPGRPAVIGEPDPQIRALLARLAREAGASSVRVVAERTRIDDLRVDAHGTEFTLAALGDRRRLRTPLTGVHQAPNLAFTLEWLDAAGPRYAVSLADAEAHLAAISIPGRFQQLGRYLFDVAHNADGARVLSQTLSRVRPPTPVVAVVCALRDKEWRDMLLALRAQVAGFVLTNAPTAPESRAWDLAEVAEFARREQLPFAVEPDFDRALALGAEQGATVLVTGSFHTVGDAMARLHVSPLAQ from the coding sequence GTGGACGTCGACCTGACCCAGTACCAAGCCGCGCTCCAGTATCTCTTTGCCCGCACAACCGGCGGATACAAGTTCGGCCTGGAGCGGACCCTCACACTGCTCGACGCGCTCGGCAACCCGCATCGGGGCGTGCCGGCGCTGCACGTGGCCGGAACCAATGGCAAGGGGAGCGCCGTGGCCACGGCCGCCGGGTTGCTGCGTGCCAAGGGACTGCGCGTAGGCACCTACACCTCGCCCCACCTCGTGGACTTCCGCGAACGCATCGTGGCCGACGACGCGCCGATCTCCGGGGAGCGCGTGGTGGAGTTTGTGGAGCGGTGGACGCCACTCGTGGAGCGCATCGGCGCGACCTTCTTCGAGGCGACGACCGTACTCGCCTTCGCCTACTTTCGGGAACAGGCGGTGGACGTGGCGCTCATCGAGACCGGGTTGGGTGGCCGTCTCGACACGACGAACGTGGTCGATCCGGTGTCGGCCGGCGTCGTGTCGATCGGGTTCGACCACATGGAGTACCTGGGCGACACCCTGGAAGCGATTGCCGCCGAGAAGGCGGGGATCTTCAAGCCGGGGCGTCCAGCGGTGATCGGCGAGCCCGATCCGCAGATCCGCGCCCTGCTGGCCCGCCTGGCGCGGGAGGCTGGTGCTTCGAGCGTGCGGGTGGTGGCCGAACGCACACGCATCGACGACCTGCGGGTGGATGCGCACGGCACCGAGTTCACGCTCGCGGCGCTGGGCGACCGGCGCCGGCTGCGCACGCCGCTCACCGGGGTGCACCAGGCGCCGAACCTCGCCTTCACGCTGGAGTGGCTCGACGCGGCCGGACCGCGCTATGCGGTGTCGCTGGCGGACGCCGAAGCGCACCTGGCCGCGATCTCGATTCCCGGACGGTTCCAGCAACTGGGCCGGTACCTGTTCGACGTGGCGCACAACGCGGACGGCGCGCGCGTCCTGTCCCAGACCCTGTCCCGGGTGCGTCCCCCCACGCCGGTGGTGGCGGTGGTTTGCGCCCTGCGCGACAAGGAATGGCGTGACATGCTGCTGGCCCTGCGCGCTCAGGTGGCCGGATTCGTGTTGACCAACGCGCCCACGGCCCCGGAGAGCCGCGCCTGGGACCTGGCGGAGGTGGCGGAGTTCGCGCGTCGCGAACAGCTGCCGTTCGCCGTGGAGCCGGACTTCGACCGGGCGCTGGCCCTGGGGGCGGAACAGGGAGCAACGGTGCTGGTCACGGGGTCCTTCCACACGGTGGGCGACGCCATGGCGCGCTTGCACGTATCTCCGCTTGCCCAATAG
- the accD gene encoding acetyl-CoA carboxylase, carboxyltransferase subunit beta produces the protein MAWFRKEKKARQPRREKLEIPADAWEKCEACGHTDIREKFVRNLNVCPNCDHHRRIRAQEYAAILLDDGTIEELEVDLRSTDPLGFPEYPARLKKATKNAGDSDALLATSGMLDGAPVNLGVMDFAFMGGSMGSVVGEKIARLGQRSLERKYPLIIVSASGGARMQEGVLSLMQMAKAAAMLAQLAERRIPYISVLTNPTTGGVSASYAMLGDAIIAEPGAVIGFAGPRVIKQTLGQDLPEGFQTSEFLLDHGMLDTVVHRKELKQTVSQLLRHMTGKPAASGWTST, from the coding sequence ATGGCTTGGTTCCGGAAGGAAAAGAAGGCCCGCCAGCCGCGGCGGGAGAAACTCGAGATCCCAGCCGACGCGTGGGAGAAGTGCGAAGCATGCGGCCATACGGACATCCGCGAGAAGTTTGTGCGGAATCTCAACGTCTGTCCCAACTGCGACCACCACCGGCGCATCCGGGCCCAGGAGTACGCCGCCATCCTGCTCGACGACGGCACGATCGAGGAACTCGAAGTCGATCTGCGCTCCACCGACCCGCTCGGCTTTCCCGAGTACCCGGCGCGGCTCAAGAAGGCCACGAAGAATGCCGGTGACAGCGATGCCCTGCTGGCCACGAGCGGCATGCTGGACGGCGCACCGGTGAACCTGGGCGTCATGGACTTCGCGTTCATGGGGGGGTCGATGGGTTCGGTGGTGGGCGAGAAGATCGCCCGGCTCGGCCAGCGGTCGCTCGAACGCAAGTACCCGCTCATCATCGTCTCGGCGTCGGGCGGCGCGCGCATGCAGGAAGGCGTGCTCTCGCTCATGCAGATGGCGAAAGCGGCGGCCATGCTGGCCCAACTCGCCGAGCGGCGCATTCCGTACATCTCGGTCCTCACCAATCCCACCACGGGAGGCGTGAGCGCCAGTTACGCGATGCTCGGCGACGCGATCATCGCCGAGCCGGGCGCCGTGATCGGATTCGCCGGCCCGCGCGTCATCAAACAGACCCTCGGCCAGGATCTCCCGGAGGGGTTCCAGACCTCGGAATTCCTGCTCGACCACGGCATGTTGGATACGGTCGTGCACCGCAAGGAACTCAAGCAGACGGTGAGCCAGCTGCTCCGTCACATGACCGGGAAACCGGCGGCCTCGGGGTGGACGTCGACCTGA
- the rodA gene encoding rod shape-determining protein RodA, whose amino-acid sequence MRTSGRIRLDWPLVATAIVLSTYGIAIVYSAGQTDVPTVVAHLYRQQIAWFVLGLCGAYLVSRASVRLLEWATLPAYVATTAVLLLLLFVGKGSGTAASSRSWLAMGGVRLGQPSELAKITVVMMLAKVLAANRQAPKSLVELWKPALVVGIPWVLIMLQPDLGTGIVFVGIFFTMLFWAGVSWELLVLVASPVISLVLAFSTSLWGAWFLLLLALVIWYKPYVWESVFLVGANVVSGGIAPLLWAHLQPYRQARLRVFLDPSSDPLRTGYHVIQSQVAIGSGGWFGKGFTMGTQKRLAFLPEQHTDFIFAVVGEELGFVGVTIALALFAFLFYRVVRVAARASDSYGSLVAFGLLGLWLTHVVENVGMTLGLTPVTGIPLPFFSYGGSFMFSCWLAVGVLARISSEGRGGGGEAQIAL is encoded by the coding sequence ATGAGGACCAGCGGTCGCATCCGGTTGGACTGGCCCCTGGTGGCAACGGCGATCGTGCTGTCGACCTACGGCATCGCCATCGTGTATTCGGCGGGGCAGACCGACGTGCCGACGGTGGTGGCCCATCTCTACCGCCAGCAGATTGCCTGGTTCGTGCTCGGGCTGTGCGGCGCCTATCTCGTGAGCCGCGCGTCGGTGCGGTTGCTCGAGTGGGCCACCCTGCCGGCGTACGTCGCCACGACGGCCGTGCTCCTGCTGCTCCTGTTCGTCGGCAAGGGATCGGGCACGGCGGCCAGCTCCCGGAGTTGGTTGGCCATGGGTGGCGTGCGCCTGGGCCAGCCCTCGGAGCTGGCCAAGATCACCGTGGTGATGATGCTCGCCAAGGTGCTGGCGGCCAATCGTCAGGCCCCCAAGTCGCTGGTCGAGCTGTGGAAGCCGGCGCTGGTGGTGGGCATTCCGTGGGTGCTGATCATGCTGCAGCCCGACCTGGGTACCGGCATCGTATTCGTCGGCATCTTCTTCACGATGCTGTTCTGGGCGGGCGTGAGCTGGGAGCTGCTCGTGCTCGTTGCCAGTCCCGTGATCAGCCTCGTCCTGGCGTTCAGCACCAGCCTCTGGGGGGCCTGGTTCCTGCTCCTGTTGGCGTTAGTAATCTGGTATAAGCCCTATGTATGGGAGAGCGTGTTCCTGGTGGGCGCGAACGTCGTCTCGGGGGGAATCGCGCCGCTGCTCTGGGCCCACCTCCAGCCGTACCGGCAGGCGCGGCTGCGCGTGTTCCTCGATCCGTCCAGCGATCCGCTCCGCACGGGCTACCACGTGATCCAGTCCCAGGTAGCCATCGGGTCGGGGGGCTGGTTCGGCAAGGGGTTCACGATGGGCACGCAGAAACGCCTCGCCTTCCTTCCGGAGCAGCACACCGACTTCATCTTCGCGGTGGTCGGCGAGGAACTGGGGTTCGTGGGCGTCACCATCGCGTTGGCCCTGTTCGCGTTCCTGTTCTACCGCGTGGTGCGCGTGGCCGCCCGGGCCAGTGATTCGTACGGCAGCCTCGTCGCCTTCGGCCTGCTGGGGCTCTGGCTCACCCACGTCGTCGAGAACGTGGGCATGACGCTCGGCCTCACCCCCGTCACTGGGATTCCGCTGCCCTTCTTCAGCTATGGGGGATCATTCATGTTCTCCTGCTGGCTGGCGGTGGGCGTCCTGGCGCGGATATCGAGCGAGGGGCGGGGCGGGGGCGGGGAAGCGCAGATCGCTCTCTAG
- the mrdA gene encoding penicillin-binding protein 2: MSFHPNEVARRARVALLFMGGAFAVLMAAFFRTQIIRNQEWALRSEENRLREVPLPAPRGNIVDRTGRIIAENVVGYTVSLLPQSLDSLRGTLQRVAEMVPLSRGEMDAAVRRYRRSPVRPTVILPDATFEEISVLEEHRIDFPNLIIQSSPKRYYPDGPAVAAFVGTIGEVSDSELASPAFAGYKPGQLVGKQGLERQYETTLRGREGSRFVEVDARGRVVREVGAREDLAPQQGTPLYTNIDLDLQEYIAQLFGDSLSGGVVALDPRTGGVIALYSGPSWDPNRFVGGVSIAYYDSLLANPRTPLYNKATQGTYPPGSTWKLATAVIGLEDSLVTMDSRMPQPCTGRFKYGDRYWACWEASGHGALDLSQAIEKSCDVYFYQLGLRIGLTRLIAGGLQLGFNGSSGIDLPEDSRPRFPDRVKYFDEKYGPRGWTQGATVMNMAIGQGENSQTVLGMARFYTALAEDGMEATPEIRTMAPQRTRIFSLPPEQLQALRAALMGVVEAGGTAASAQIKGVVLAGKTGTAQSGVRRNGVELNQAWFTGFAPADDPQIVVAVMLEYGGHGTRAAHVASSIIGHYLKTTPTTLVETGG; this comes from the coding sequence ATGAGTTTTCACCCGAACGAGGTGGCGCGGCGTGCGCGGGTGGCGCTGCTGTTCATGGGTGGGGCGTTCGCCGTGCTCATGGCCGCGTTCTTCCGCACGCAGATCATCCGCAACCAGGAATGGGCGTTGCGCTCGGAAGAGAACCGGTTGCGCGAAGTGCCGCTGCCGGCACCGCGGGGCAACATCGTGGATCGCACGGGACGCATCATCGCCGAGAACGTGGTGGGCTACACCGTGTCGCTCCTGCCGCAATCGCTCGATTCGCTGCGCGGCACGCTGCAGCGCGTGGCGGAGATGGTGCCGCTGAGCCGCGGCGAGATGGACGCGGCCGTCCGGCGGTACCGGCGCAGCCCGGTGCGGCCCACCGTGATCCTGCCCGACGCCACGTTCGAGGAGATCTCGGTGCTCGAGGAGCACCGCATCGACTTCCCCAATCTGATCATCCAGTCCTCGCCGAAGCGCTACTATCCGGACGGCCCGGCGGTGGCGGCGTTCGTCGGTACGATCGGCGAGGTCAGCGATTCCGAGCTGGCCTCGCCGGCCTTTGCCGGCTACAAGCCCGGGCAGCTCGTGGGCAAGCAGGGGCTGGAGCGGCAGTACGAGACCACGCTGCGCGGCCGCGAGGGGAGCCGGTTCGTGGAGGTGGATGCCCGCGGCCGAGTGGTCCGCGAGGTGGGGGCGCGCGAGGATCTGGCGCCGCAGCAGGGCACGCCCCTATACACGAACATCGACCTCGACCTGCAGGAGTACATCGCGCAGCTGTTTGGCGACTCGCTGAGCGGCGGGGTGGTGGCGCTCGATCCCCGCACGGGCGGCGTGATCGCGCTGTACAGCGGACCGAGCTGGGATCCCAATCGATTCGTGGGCGGCGTGTCCATCGCTTATTACGATTCTCTGCTCGCCAACCCGCGGACGCCGCTCTACAACAAGGCCACGCAGGGCACCTACCCGCCGGGATCCACCTGGAAGCTCGCCACCGCCGTCATCGGACTCGAAGACAGTCTGGTGACGATGGACAGCCGCATGCCCCAGCCATGCACCGGACGCTTCAAGTACGGCGACCGGTACTGGGCCTGCTGGGAGGCCTCGGGCCACGGCGCGCTCGACCTTAGCCAGGCAATCGAGAAGTCCTGCGACGTCTACTTCTACCAATTGGGCCTGCGGATCGGGCTCACCCGCCTGATCGCCGGCGGCCTGCAGCTGGGGTTCAACGGGTCCAGCGGCATCGACCTGCCCGAGGACAGCCGCCCCCGGTTCCCCGACCGCGTGAAGTATTTCGACGAGAAGTACGGGCCCCGCGGCTGGACACAGGGCGCCACGGTGATGAACATGGCGATCGGGCAGGGCGAGAATTCGCAGACCGTGCTCGGCATGGCCAGGTTCTACACGGCCCTGGCTGAGGACGGCATGGAGGCGACGCCGGAAATCCGGACGATGGCGCCGCAACGCACGCGCATCTTCTCGCTGCCGCCAGAGCAGCTTCAGGCGCTGCGTGCGGCGCTGATGGGCGTGGTGGAGGCTGGAGGCACGGCGGCCAGCGCGCAGATCAAGGGCGTGGTGCTGGCCGGCAAGACCGGAACGGCGCAGAGCGGCGTCCGGCGTAATGGGGTCGAACTCAATCAAGCCTGGTTCACCGGCTTCGCGCCGGCCGATGACCCCCAGATCGTGGTGGCCGTGATGCTCGAGTACGGCGGCCACGGCACGCGGGCGGCGCACGTTGCGTCGTCGATCATCGGCCACTATCTCAAGACCACCCCCACCACGCTGGTGGAGACGGGGGGATGA
- the mreD gene encoding rod shape-determining protein MreD — MTVGAAFRTAIVVAVLLVMQFAVQPLMPWRVSPDFLVIALLYAAVRIRPGSAAVLGFALGLVTDSLSLGGFGAGALALTIVGFGASWLKAVFFADNLAINAAFLFLGKWAFDVLYALARHTMSLGQTLAQILLWSVLSAAFTAVVGVVVLAILRPLDPAEARPR, encoded by the coding sequence GTGACGGTGGGCGCCGCGTTCCGGACCGCGATCGTGGTGGCCGTGCTGCTGGTCATGCAGTTTGCCGTTCAGCCGCTCATGCCGTGGCGCGTGTCGCCCGACTTCCTCGTCATTGCCCTTCTCTATGCCGCGGTGCGCATCCGACCGGGGTCAGCCGCCGTGCTCGGATTCGCGCTCGGGCTCGTCACCGATTCGCTCAGTCTGGGCGGCTTCGGCGCCGGGGCGCTCGCGCTGACGATCGTCGGCTTCGGCGCGTCGTGGCTCAAGGCGGTGTTCTTCGCCGACAACCTCGCGATCAACGCGGCCTTCCTGTTCCTCGGCAAGTGGGCGTTCGATGTGTTGTACGCGCTGGCCCGGCACACGATGTCGTTGGGTCAGACCCTCGCGCAGATCCTGCTCTGGTCGGTGCTGTCGGCGGCGTTCACGGCGGTGGTGGGTGTGGTGGTGTTGGCGATCCTGCGGCCGCTCGACCCGGCCGAGGCGCGGCCGCGATGA
- the mreC gene encoding rod shape-determining protein MreC codes for MARAARSGTRFDIAILVLCVVLSLLTLALPQPMRAPVAGALRRTVMAPLVTVQRGTEQWRVAWRESERLALGHDSLVLAAANANALRLENDRLRSLLGLGSRLQWGFVPAEALQATARPGDVITSLVLSAGSNAGIAMYSPVVGPDGVIGLVQSADPTTSIAMLFSNPDFRVSAMTADGGVFGIVYPHAGSGGDGYLLELRNVVFSTLLKPGTQIITSGLGGVFPRGIPVGRVVAEINTTEGWSRTYLLRPAVNPANVTSVMVMTPYRATQGVGNVWALPASAESAQRRVLGAADSLAKRAAALDAARRLARADSIKADSIKADSARADSVRRARAPGGGPS; via the coding sequence GTGGCCCGCGCTGCCCGTTCCGGCACCCGATTCGACATCGCGATCCTCGTGCTCTGCGTGGTGCTGTCGCTGTTGACGCTCGCGCTGCCACAACCGATGCGGGCGCCGGTGGCCGGCGCGCTGCGGCGCACCGTCATGGCCCCGCTCGTGACCGTCCAGCGCGGCACCGAGCAGTGGCGCGTAGCGTGGCGGGAATCGGAGCGTCTCGCGCTGGGCCACGACTCACTCGTGCTCGCCGCCGCGAACGCCAACGCCCTGCGCCTGGAGAACGACCGGCTGCGGTCGCTCCTCGGTCTGGGCAGCCGCCTGCAGTGGGGGTTTGTGCCCGCGGAGGCGCTCCAGGCAACGGCCCGGCCGGGCGACGTCATCACGTCGCTCGTGCTCAGCGCGGGAAGCAACGCGGGCATCGCGATGTACAGCCCGGTCGTCGGCCCCGACGGCGTGATCGGGCTGGTGCAGAGCGCCGATCCGACGACGAGCATCGCCATGCTGTTCTCGAACCCGGATTTTCGCGTGAGCGCCATGACGGCCGACGGCGGCGTGTTCGGGATCGTCTATCCGCACGCCGGCTCGGGCGGCGACGGGTACCTGCTCGAGCTGCGCAACGTGGTATTCAGCACGCTGCTCAAGCCCGGCACGCAGATCATCACGTCGGGGCTCGGCGGCGTGTTCCCGCGCGGCATTCCCGTGGGCCGGGTGGTCGCCGAGATCAACACCACCGAGGGTTGGTCGCGCACGTACCTGCTGCGGCCGGCCGTGAACCCCGCCAACGTCACGTCGGTGATGGTGATGACGCCGTACCGCGCGACGCAGGGAGTGGGCAACGTGTGGGCGCTGCCGGCGAGCGCCGAGTCGGCCCAGCGCCGCGTGCTTGGCGCGGCCGATTCGCTGGCCAAGCGGGCGGCGGCATTGGACGCGGCGCGGCGCCTTGCCCGGGCCGACAGCATCAAGGCGGACAGCATCAAGGCCGACAGCGCGCGCGCCGACTCCGTGCGCCGCGCCCGGGCGCCTGGGGGGGGGCCGTCGTGA